A genomic window from Silene latifolia isolate original U9 population chromosome Y, ASM4854445v1, whole genome shotgun sequence includes:
- the LOC141628936 gene encoding THO complex subunit 4B-like isoform X1, giving the protein MANNLDMSLDDLIKSNKSSSSSRSGAAPPRRFDNRAANRAAPYSMPTAPDTLWKHDMFGNRGSYGGGGRGGRRGGESSIETGTKLYISNLDYGVSTDDVKELFSEVGDLKRYTVHYDRSGRSKGTAEVVYSRRNDALAAVKRYNNVELDGKPIKIEIVGTNISSARAPPPASNGFPRNPLGYDIMGRGRGGPMGSPRGGRSFGKGRGRGRDRDEKISAEDLDAELEKYHSAAVKTEEPMKTDE; this is encoded by the exons ATGGCGAACAACTTAGACATGTCACTCGACGACCTCATCAAGAGCAACaaatcatcttcttcatcacgcTCCGGCGCAGCTCCACCTCGCCGTTTTGATAATCGCGCCGCCAATCGCGCCGCACCTTACTCTATGCCCACG GCGCCGGATACTTTATGGAAGCATGATATGTTCGGAAATCGAGGAAGTTATGGCGGCGGCGGAAGAGGAGGAAGACGAGGAGGAGAATCTTCAATTGAGACTGGAACTAAGCTTTACATTTCTAATTTGGACTACGGTGTTTCTACTGATGATGTTAAG GAGCTCTTTTCTGAGGTTGGTGACCTGAAACGTTACACTGTCCATTATGATAGAAGCGGGAGATCAAAG GGAACTGCTGAAGTTGTTTACTCTAGGAGGAATGATGCTCTGGCCGCTGTCAAGAGGTACAACAATGTCGAACTTGATGGAAAACCTATAAAAATCGAGATTGTTGGCACAAATATTTCCAGTGCAAGAGCTCCACCACCAGCTTCTAATGGTTTTCCTAGAAATCCACTTGGATATGATATAAT GGGACGAGGGAGAGGAGGTCCAATGGGGAGTCCGCGCGGTGGGCGTAGTTTTGGCAAAGGCCGTGGGAGAGGAAGAGACCGTGATGAAAAGATATCTGCAGAGGATTTAGATGCTGAGTTAGAAAAATACCACTCAGCAGCTGTGAAAACAGAGGAACCAATGAAAACTGATGAGTGA
- the LOC141628936 gene encoding THO complex subunit 4B-like isoform X2: protein MANNLDMSLDDLIKSNKSSSSSRSGAAPPRRFDNRAANRAAPYSMPTAPDTLWKHDMFGNRGSYGGGGRGGRRGGESSIETGTKLYISNLDYGVSTDDVKELFSEVGDLKRYTVHYDRSGRSKGTAEVVYSRRNDALAAVKRYNNVELDGKPIKIEIVGTNISSARAPPPASNGFPRNPLGYDIIHTAPCHPAPCHRGDEGEEVQWGVRAVGVVLAKAVGEEETVMKRYLQRI, encoded by the exons ATGGCGAACAACTTAGACATGTCACTCGACGACCTCATCAAGAGCAACaaatcatcttcttcatcacgcTCCGGCGCAGCTCCACCTCGCCGTTTTGATAATCGCGCCGCCAATCGCGCCGCACCTTACTCTATGCCCACG GCGCCGGATACTTTATGGAAGCATGATATGTTCGGAAATCGAGGAAGTTATGGCGGCGGCGGAAGAGGAGGAAGACGAGGAGGAGAATCTTCAATTGAGACTGGAACTAAGCTTTACATTTCTAATTTGGACTACGGTGTTTCTACTGATGATGTTAAG GAGCTCTTTTCTGAGGTTGGTGACCTGAAACGTTACACTGTCCATTATGATAGAAGCGGGAGATCAAAG GGAACTGCTGAAGTTGTTTACTCTAGGAGGAATGATGCTCTGGCCGCTGTCAAGAGGTACAACAATGTCGAACTTGATGGAAAACCTATAAAAATCGAGATTGTTGGCACAAATATTTCCAGTGCAAGAGCTCCACCACCAGCTTCTAATGGTTTTCCTAGAAATCCACTTGGATATGATATAAT TCATACTGCACCCTGCCACCCTGCACCCTGTCATAGAG GGGACGAGGGAGAGGAGGTCCAATGGGGAGTCCGCGCGGTGGGCGTAGTTTTGGCAAAGGCCGTGGGAGAGGAAGAGACCGTGATGAAAAGATATCTGCAGAGGATTTAG